In Bacillus sp. KH172YL63, one genomic interval encodes:
- the hflX gene encoding GTPase HflX has translation MEERLKAIAIGVNTKDKNNDFDYSMLELRGLAEARHMDVVGELTQNLPRPNHVHYIGKGKIEELEPLVEEWEADVLISNDELSPSQIRVLEEKLDIRVMDRTMLILDIFAERANTREAKLQVEVAQLQYMLPRLIGRRESLGRQGGGSGLSNRGAGETKLELDRRRIEDKISALNKELDSLVDLRTTQRKQRQKSEIPVVSLVGYTNAGKSTTMNAFVETFHPNENKQVFEKDMLFATLETSVRNITLPDKKAFLLTDTVGFVNKLPHQLVKAFRSTLEEVVEADLIIHVVDYSDPHYEKLMEVTERTLSDIGGGDIPVIYAFNKAELVDENVPRVEKDRIYFSAKNRIGIDELLTAVKSHIFKDYKRCEMLIPFDKGHLISYFNENANVLDTQYEENGTKLTLECKLVDAERYREFIV, from the coding sequence ATGGAAGAACGTTTAAAAGCGATAGCAATAGGCGTCAATACAAAAGATAAAAATAATGACTTCGACTACTCCATGCTTGAATTAAGGGGACTTGCCGAAGCGAGACATATGGATGTGGTCGGTGAACTGACTCAGAATCTGCCAAGACCGAATCACGTTCATTATATCGGGAAAGGGAAGATTGAAGAACTGGAGCCACTGGTGGAAGAATGGGAGGCGGATGTACTTATCTCGAATGATGAACTCTCACCTTCGCAGATCCGGGTGCTGGAAGAAAAGCTTGATATCCGGGTCATGGACCGGACGATGCTGATCCTGGATATTTTCGCTGAGCGCGCAAATACGAGGGAGGCCAAACTGCAGGTCGAGGTCGCCCAGCTTCAATATATGCTGCCGCGCCTGATCGGCCGCCGGGAATCACTTGGACGCCAGGGAGGCGGATCGGGACTTTCCAACCGTGGAGCCGGTGAAACGAAGCTTGAACTTGACCGCCGCCGGATCGAGGATAAGATCTCTGCGCTCAATAAAGAACTGGATTCACTCGTCGACCTCAGAACGACTCAGCGCAAACAGCGCCAGAAGAGTGAAATCCCGGTTGTATCCCTTGTCGGTTATACGAATGCTGGGAAATCGACGACGATGAATGCATTCGTGGAAACATTCCATCCGAATGAGAATAAGCAGGTATTCGAAAAGGATATGTTGTTTGCCACGTTGGAGACATCGGTGAGAAACATTACTCTGCCGGACAAAAAGGCATTCCTGCTCACAGATACAGTCGGGTTTGTGAATAAGCTTCCCCATCAGCTCGTGAAGGCGTTCAGGTCTACCCTTGAAGAGGTGGTCGAAGCAGACCTCATCATCCATGTGGTCGACTATTCTGATCCCCATTATGAGAAACTGATGGAAGTGACAGAGCGTACCCTTTCAGACATCGGTGGCGGCGATATCCCTGTTATTTACGCTTTCAATAAAGCTGAGCTTGTAGACGAAAATGTCCCTCGTGTCGAGAAGGACCGCATCTATTTCTCAGCTAAAAATAGAATCGGCATCGATGAACTGCTGACTGCTGTGAAAAGTCATATTTTTAAAGATTACAAACGCTGTGAAATGCTCATTCCCTTTGACAAAGGACACTTGATTTCATATTTCAATGAGAATGCCAACGTGCTGGACACCCAGTATGAAGAGAACGGTACAAAGCTGACCCTTGAATGCAAGCTGGTTGATGCTGAGAGGTATCGGGAGTTTATCGTTTAA
- a CDS encoding alanine/glycine:cation symporter family protein produces MLDVLDKINSFLWGTPSLVLLFGTGLFLTFMLKGLQFRKLMYAFKLAFTKEDATAKSSSESEGDISNFKTLMTALSATIGNGNIAGVATALTIGGPGAIFWMWIVGLLGMATKYAEALLAMKYRVKNKNGEYSGGPMYYVEKGLGSKWKWLAVAFASFGAFAALGIGNSVQSNTIADVMTTSFHIDNLVTGIALAVLTGLIIFGGIQRISTVASFFVPIMAFLYVGGSLIIIVLNYDMIIPAFEMIFYYAFNPVAAAGGFTGIIISEAVRSGVSRGIFSNEAGLGTAALIAGNAKTDHPVKQALVAMTGTFIVTIVVCTMTGLVLLMTGFWDPTGGAISGVEHAPSLDGGALTSAAFGHALGVVGEYIVSFSVIFFGFSTIVGWYMYGEKCFEYLTDYRFANSYRVIYILATGLGAVANLELVWAFADMSNALMMIPNLIALLLLYKVIVSETNHYFNEYLPMMEVKSHRKAS; encoded by the coding sequence ATGTTAGATGTGCTAGACAAGATTAATTCATTCTTATGGGGAACACCAAGTTTAGTACTGTTATTCGGGACGGGCCTTTTTTTAACCTTCATGCTGAAGGGGCTTCAGTTCAGAAAGTTGATGTATGCTTTTAAACTGGCATTTACAAAAGAGGATGCTACTGCGAAGTCTTCATCGGAATCCGAAGGGGACATCAGTAACTTCAAGACATTGATGACGGCGCTTTCTGCCACCATCGGGAACGGGAATATCGCCGGCGTCGCAACGGCCCTGACGATCGGGGGACCCGGGGCGATCTTCTGGATGTGGATCGTGGGGCTGCTTGGAATGGCGACGAAATATGCCGAAGCCCTTCTTGCCATGAAGTACCGTGTAAAGAATAAAAACGGGGAATATTCCGGAGGCCCGATGTATTATGTCGAAAAAGGACTGGGCAGCAAATGGAAGTGGCTGGCCGTGGCGTTCGCTTCCTTCGGGGCATTTGCCGCGCTCGGCATCGGAAACAGCGTCCAATCGAACACGATTGCAGATGTCATGACCACAAGCTTTCACATTGACAACCTGGTCACCGGGATTGCCCTCGCCGTCCTGACAGGACTCATCATTTTCGGAGGGATTCAGCGTATTTCTACGGTCGCGTCTTTCTTCGTGCCGATCATGGCATTTCTGTATGTAGGAGGCTCATTGATCATCATCGTACTCAATTACGATATGATCATCCCTGCGTTTGAAATGATCTTTTATTACGCCTTCAACCCTGTCGCAGCTGCCGGCGGGTTCACGGGTATCATTATATCTGAAGCGGTCCGGAGCGGTGTATCTCGCGGGATCTTCTCAAATGAAGCAGGCCTTGGTACAGCAGCACTGATCGCCGGAAACGCCAAGACGGATCACCCGGTCAAGCAGGCGCTGGTTGCGATGACAGGTACGTTCATCGTCACGATCGTCGTGTGTACGATGACGGGGCTTGTCCTATTGATGACAGGCTTCTGGGATCCGACGGGCGGAGCGATTTCAGGTGTCGAGCATGCCCCGAGCCTTGATGGGGGTGCCCTGACAAGCGCAGCTTTCGGACATGCCCTTGGTGTCGTCGGTGAATATATCGTCTCATTCTCGGTCATCTTCTTCGGATTTTCAACAATCGTCGGATGGTATATGTATGGAGAAAAATGTTTCGAGTATTTAACCGATTATCGATTCGCCAACTCATACAGGGTCATTTACATTCTTGCGACCGGACTAGGAGCCGTTGCAAACCTCGAACTTGTCTGGGCGTTTGCCGATATGTCCAACGCATTGATGATGATCCCGAACCTGATCGCCTTATTGTTGCTTTATAAAGTGATCGTTTCTGAAACGAACCATTACTTTAACGAATATCTGCCTATGATGGAAGTCAAATCGCATAGAAAAGCAAGTTAA
- a CDS encoding DUF1648 domain-containing protein yields MEMLLLFITVGFLMAIQIAVPFIVKRTVVFGVTIPVDEVRNKQLLQYKKIYAILTCILSLLVLAIFFIWSSTVDMTENHLIFAGLFLPFVILFISLALYFYFHMKVTAYKQQQQWFKDRRQVNVSELNLRTKDEMLPWFVLTIPMVIAIGLIVFTLVNYNGFPDKFPTHWGPDGKPDAFTTKTYLSALTLPIVLLFMSGMFLGINELTRNSGIKLSAGNVKASRIRQLRLRKYTSWLLLFISILMSMLFTFLQFTTLYENSVSDLLMLTVPLAFTALVLIGTVLMAVKVGKKDSDFDVEVIQEENGEVINADDDRYWKGGLIYYNPEDPSIFVEKRFGVGWTLNFARPLGYLILFGPLLVILLITLL; encoded by the coding sequence ATGGAAATGTTGCTCTTATTCATCACGGTCGGTTTCCTCATGGCAATCCAGATCGCCGTTCCTTTCATCGTAAAACGGACGGTCGTGTTCGGCGTCACCATACCGGTCGATGAAGTAAGGAACAAACAGCTTTTACAATACAAAAAAATCTATGCTATCTTAACATGTATATTGTCACTACTCGTTCTCGCAATCTTTTTTATCTGGTCATCCACTGTGGATATGACCGAAAATCACTTGATCTTCGCAGGTTTATTCCTGCCCTTTGTGATTCTCTTTATATCGCTGGCGCTCTATTTCTACTTTCACATGAAAGTGACTGCCTACAAACAGCAGCAGCAATGGTTCAAAGACCGCCGGCAGGTGAATGTATCAGAATTGAACCTACGGACGAAAGATGAGATGCTGCCTTGGTTCGTACTTACGATTCCGATGGTCATCGCCATCGGGCTGATTGTATTTACGCTCGTTAACTATAATGGATTTCCTGATAAGTTCCCTACCCATTGGGGACCAGACGGAAAGCCTGATGCGTTCACAACGAAAACATATCTGTCTGCTCTGACTCTGCCGATTGTGCTGCTCTTCATGAGCGGAATGTTCCTCGGCATCAATGAATTGACAAGGAATTCAGGGATCAAGCTGAGCGCAGGGAATGTAAAGGCCTCACGGATCCGTCAGCTTCGGCTTCGTAAATACACAAGCTGGCTACTGCTCTTCATTTCCATCCTGATGTCCATGCTGTTCACCTTCCTGCAGTTCACGACACTTTATGAAAATAGCGTAAGTGATCTGCTGATGTTGACCGTGCCGCTCGCCTTCACAGCCCTTGTCCTGATCGGCACCGTTTTGATGGCTGTAAAAGTTGGAAAGAAGGATTCAGATTTCGATGTAGAAGTCATACAAGAAGAAAACGGTGAAGTGATCAATGCAGACGACGACCGCTACTGGAAAGGCGGGCTCATCTACTACAATCCCGAAGACCCTTCCATCTTCGTCGAAAAGCGCTTCGGAGTCGGCTGGACCCTGAACTTCGCCCGTCCGCTCGGATACCTCATCCTATTCGGACCGCTTCTCGTCATATTGCTCATCACACTTCTATAA
- a CDS encoding GntR family transcriptional regulator gives MFIQIEPQSDIPIYAQVKNGIMEGIVRGELSPGDILPSVRSLAGDLGVNMHTVNKSYHELEDKGVIRIVPKSGAVICPPAEGEIAPSRLDQLSEELRPLLVESLVIGMSEQDIQEFVTSIILKVKGEK, from the coding sequence TTGTTTATCCAAATAGAACCTCAGTCGGATATACCCATCTATGCACAGGTGAAAAACGGCATCATGGAAGGAATTGTAAGGGGAGAGCTGTCTCCAGGAGACATTCTGCCATCGGTTCGGAGCCTGGCAGGAGACCTTGGGGTGAACATGCACACCGTCAACAAAAGCTATCACGAATTGGAAGATAAAGGCGTAATCCGGATCGTCCCGAAATCAGGGGCTGTCATCTGTCCTCCTGCCGAAGGAGAAATCGCTCCTTCCCGCCTTGATCAATTGTCAGAAGAACTGCGGCCGCTCTTGGTTGAATCACTGGTGATCGGCATGAGCGAACAGGACATTCAAGAATTCGTAACGTCCATCATTTTGAAAGTTAAGGGGGAGAAATAA
- a CDS encoding GNAT family N-acetyltransferase: MVENLKIEEITDIGPHVNELSELLCKVVEDGASIGFLSPIARTTATDYWVNALESHVILFIAKVGDHIAGTVQLHLCTKQNGTHRAEIAKMMTHPHFRQKGIARRLMQAAESRAKGEGRTLLILDTVEGAPSNHLYTSLGYIKGGRIPDYAASPQGELEATILYYKRF, encoded by the coding sequence ATGGTTGAAAACTTGAAGATTGAAGAAATAACGGATATCGGGCCACATGTGAACGAACTTTCCGAATTGCTGTGCAAAGTGGTGGAGGACGGTGCATCGATTGGTTTCCTGTCACCAATAGCCCGTACGACGGCCACAGACTATTGGGTGAATGCGTTGGAATCTCACGTCATACTCTTCATCGCAAAGGTCGGTGATCACATCGCAGGTACCGTCCAGCTACACCTCTGTACCAAACAAAACGGAACCCACAGAGCCGAAATCGCCAAAATGATGACCCATCCTCACTTCCGCCAAAAAGGAATTGCTCGCCGCCTCATGCAAGCAGCAGAAAGCAGAGCAAAAGGTGAGGGACGGACCTTGCTCATCCTCGATACGGTGGAAGGGGCGCCATCAAACCATCTCTACACGTCACTCGGCTATATAAAGGGAGGGCGCATCCCGGATTACGCTGCATCCCCACAGGGGGAACTGGAAGCAACGATTCTATATTATAAGCGGTTTTGA
- a CDS encoding transglutaminase domain-containing protein yields the protein MEKRRSVLLVSLLSGFLFLTGCSDSSAGGGESQAEKKEDPYEKEVKKKNEEIGELEPLLLTSYSEEIGVSLDEPVYKEFAANGQVTVDGEIEQYTELKSDYAWIKVRAEEEGPAGRQLEYYTPIEDGKFKQDIHFFNGEGEYNVSVQLPDKDRENYYYDTAAFTVHNVNPEGKRDVTLTPFGHDAGLRFQSDASFVQGDEVFSLRGEADNLKDEDTLMIRLRKDSDVYTHVIPVAGGQFSYDVPLFYGKGVHELEVLVPDEKREGYYQTASTLLIDNQSDRQMSPIDYGETYRERGVTLESPRFGGEKADGTYSIKGSIDPQAQFGPETTHIYITTKKGDDEALDVIPVEDFTFDDSFYLRFGPGTYEVTLSVPEIKEENSDYFRYFGFAKFEVESTGEDKRDLLPSRGVQSDAPEIKEKANEVTQGMETDRDQAKAIYDYVAKNVSYDVEKYENDDFNWDDSAMKTLETKTGVCQDYAYLAIAMLRASDIESRFVEGRAGGIFPGRHAWVEANLDGEWVTLDPTWGSGYLKDGKFVPAFNEDYFDPSMNEFKKTHTRTGVSY from the coding sequence ATGGAGAAGAGAAGAAGTGTGTTGTTGGTGAGTTTGTTGTCGGGGTTTTTGTTTCTGACGGGGTGCAGTGATTCGAGTGCCGGCGGCGGGGAATCACAGGCTGAGAAGAAAGAAGATCCTTATGAAAAAGAAGTGAAGAAAAAGAACGAGGAAATCGGGGAGCTTGAGCCTCTGCTTCTCACTTCCTACAGTGAAGAAATCGGTGTTTCCTTAGATGAACCTGTTTATAAAGAGTTCGCCGCGAACGGGCAAGTGACGGTCGACGGGGAAATCGAACAATATACCGAGCTGAAGTCAGATTATGCCTGGATCAAGGTCAGGGCAGAAGAGGAAGGTCCAGCAGGCAGGCAGCTGGAATATTACACACCGATTGAAGACGGAAAGTTCAAGCAGGATATCCATTTCTTCAATGGTGAAGGTGAGTACAATGTGTCTGTGCAACTGCCGGATAAGGACCGTGAAAATTATTACTACGACACGGCAGCCTTCACCGTTCATAATGTGAATCCTGAAGGGAAGCGGGATGTGACCCTCACCCCGTTCGGACATGATGCAGGACTGCGCTTTCAGTCCGATGCAAGTTTTGTCCAAGGGGATGAAGTCTTTTCCTTAAGGGGAGAGGCAGATAACCTGAAGGATGAGGACACTCTCATGATCAGATTAAGAAAGGATTCGGATGTTTATACCCATGTGATTCCTGTCGCAGGCGGACAGTTCAGCTACGATGTTCCGCTGTTTTATGGAAAAGGAGTCCATGAGCTTGAGGTCCTTGTCCCCGATGAAAAGCGGGAGGGTTATTATCAGACTGCAAGCACACTCCTTATCGACAATCAATCGGACCGTCAAATGAGCCCGATCGATTACGGGGAAACCTATCGCGAACGGGGTGTGACGCTCGAATCCCCGAGGTTTGGCGGTGAAAAGGCAGACGGAACCTATTCAATCAAAGGGAGCATCGATCCACAAGCGCAGTTCGGTCCGGAAACCACCCATATTTACATTACGACGAAAAAAGGTGACGATGAAGCGCTAGATGTGATCCCTGTCGAAGATTTCACCTTTGACGATTCCTTTTATCTCCGCTTTGGTCCAGGTACATACGAGGTGACTCTGAGCGTACCTGAAATCAAGGAAGAGAACAGTGACTATTTCAGATATTTCGGCTTTGCGAAGTTTGAAGTGGAATCAACCGGCGAAGACAAACGGGATCTGCTGCCATCCCGCGGGGTACAGTCGGATGCACCTGAAATAAAGGAAAAGGCAAACGAAGTCACGCAGGGAATGGAGACTGACCGGGATCAAGCGAAAGCGATCTACGACTATGTGGCGAAAAACGTCTCCTATGATGTAGAAAAGTATGAAAACGATGATTTCAACTGGGATGACAGTGCGATGAAAACACTGGAGACAAAAACAGGTGTGTGTCAGGATTACGCATACCTTGCGATTGCCATGCTCCGGGCAAGTGACATTGAATCGAGGTTCGTCGAAGGCCGTGCAGGCGGAATCTTCCCTGGGAGACACGCGTGGGTGGAAGCGAATCTCGACGGGGAATGGGTCACCCTTGATCCGACCTGGGGATCGGGATATTTAAAGGACGGGAAATTCGTACCGGCCTTTAATGAGGATTATTTTGATCCAAGTATGAATGAATTTAAGAAGACACATACCCGTACGGGCGTGTCATACTAA
- a CDS encoding sensor domain-containing protein: MDFIRNKKTLILLFMTMIVLELAEIVWKATNPDHEGISSFLHVGLVVCMLAILLLLFKGNSLASRELTQTNRNLNNIFETLDVAIWSHDMKEDVLLITPGIENLYGYSLKEFYRDSLLWKKVIHPEDSDVLKEREETLASGQSCVSIYRIIKPDGQVRWIQDRGIPTFDESGEMVSFTSVLFDITDRRESEDKYRSLVEMSPDIIAVISNEKFDYINEAGSKLVGAESPQDIINEDVALFTRPEDIITVREKAYGSMTGERFELTIKRLNGAEIDVEVSAMPILYGGRTAIQLVGRDITDRKKAEKTIHTMAYYDTLTGLPNRNKFKQFLNESISMSPEQSIAILFLDLDRFKVINDTKGHSTGDIILEQVALQLKAVVLDHGTVFRQGGDEFIILLSNLNVAAVEEIAGDILESFISPITIDEQEFFVTPSIGISMYPFDGEDQENLIKHADTAMYLAKERGKNNYQFYFPELETNSSRHMEVENGLRKALEFNQFTLYYQPKVDLETHTVLGVEALIRWVHPALGLIPPTEFIPLAEETGLINPIGKWVLREACQQSKSWEEQGLGVIPVAVNISVRQIKDDGFVDMVKETLAEMAFQPSRLELEITESIMQDFERSTEVLNRLKEVGVTISMDDFGTGYSSLNNLRHLPIDSIKIDKSFVDDIAKASPQVSIVKAIIDMSQNMNFTTIAEGIETAEQVAFLRGNGCQVGQGYHFGRPMPASELHSYLLDRKNL; encoded by the coding sequence ATGGATTTTATTCGGAATAAGAAAACCCTCATCCTACTTTTTATGACGATGATTGTACTAGAATTAGCCGAAATCGTGTGGAAGGCCACCAACCCCGATCATGAAGGCATTTCTTCTTTTCTTCATGTTGGATTAGTAGTCTGTATGCTTGCAATTCTGCTTCTATTATTTAAAGGGAACTCCCTTGCTTCAAGGGAGCTTACCCAAACGAATAGAAATTTAAATAACATTTTTGAAACGCTGGATGTGGCGATATGGTCCCACGATATGAAGGAAGATGTCCTGTTGATCACGCCTGGTATCGAAAATTTGTACGGATACTCGTTGAAGGAATTTTACCGTGATTCACTTCTTTGGAAAAAAGTCATCCATCCAGAAGACAGCGACGTGTTAAAGGAAAGGGAAGAAACGCTTGCATCCGGACAGTCATGTGTGAGTATTTATCGCATCATTAAACCTGACGGGCAGGTCCGCTGGATCCAGGACAGGGGGATTCCGACATTTGATGAAAGTGGAGAGATGGTGTCCTTTACAAGTGTACTGTTTGATATCACAGACCGAAGGGAAAGTGAAGACAAGTACCGGAGTTTAGTGGAAATGTCCCCCGATATCATCGCGGTGATCAGTAATGAAAAGTTTGATTACATCAACGAAGCCGGCAGCAAGTTGGTCGGTGCGGAAAGTCCGCAGGATATCATCAATGAAGATGTGGCCCTATTCACAAGGCCGGAGGATATTATCACAGTCAGGGAAAAGGCCTACGGCTCCATGACGGGCGAACGGTTTGAGCTGACAATCAAACGGCTGAACGGCGCAGAAATAGATGTGGAGGTATCAGCCATGCCCATCCTGTATGGGGGCCGGACTGCCATCCAATTGGTTGGACGTGATATTACGGATCGGAAAAAAGCAGAAAAGACGATCCACACCATGGCCTATTACGACACGTTGACCGGCCTGCCGAACCGGAATAAATTCAAGCAGTTCTTAAATGAATCGATCTCCATGTCCCCGGAACAATCCATTGCGATTTTATTCCTGGACTTAGACCGATTTAAGGTCATCAATGACACAAAAGGGCATTCTACCGGTGATATTATCCTGGAGCAGGTTGCTCTTCAGTTGAAAGCTGTAGTCCTTGATCATGGGACCGTCTTTAGGCAGGGCGGGGATGAATTTATCATACTTCTTTCAAATTTAAATGTAGCTGCTGTTGAAGAAATTGCCGGGGATATTCTTGAAAGCTTCATAAGTCCGATCACGATTGATGAACAGGAATTCTTCGTGACGCCAAGCATCGGGATCAGCATGTACCCATTCGATGGGGAGGATCAGGAAAATTTGATCAAACATGCCGATACAGCGATGTACTTGGCGAAAGAACGTGGCAAGAACAATTACCAGTTTTATTTTCCTGAGCTTGAAACAAATTCGTCACGACATATGGAAGTGGAAAATGGTTTAAGGAAAGCGTTGGAATTCAACCAATTCACTCTTTATTATCAGCCTAAGGTGGACTTGGAGACTCATACTGTCCTGGGTGTGGAAGCGTTGATCCGCTGGGTACACCCTGCGTTGGGATTGATTCCGCCAACGGAATTCATCCCCTTGGCAGAAGAGACGGGGCTGATCAATCCGATCGGTAAGTGGGTGCTCCGGGAAGCTTGTCAGCAAAGCAAGAGCTGGGAAGAGCAGGGACTCGGCGTCATTCCCGTTGCCGTGAATATATCCGTCAGACAGATTAAAGATGACGGATTCGTTGATATGGTGAAAGAAACGCTGGCTGAGATGGCATTCCAGCCAAGTCGTCTGGAACTTGAAATCACCGAAAGCATCATGCAGGATTTCGAAAGATCCACCGAAGTGCTCAACAGGCTGAAAGAGGTCGGGGTGACGATTTCAATGGATGACTTTGGAACGGGCTATTCCTCTCTCAATAACTTAAGGCATTTGCCGATCGACAGCATCAAGATTGATAAATCCTTCGTTGATGATATCGCGAAAGCTTCCCCTCAAGTATCGATCGTCAAAGCGATCATAGACATGAGTCAGAACATGAACTTTACGACCATTGCAGAAGGAATCGAAACGGCTGAACAAGTGGCATTCCTGAGAGGAAACGGCTGTCAGGTGGGGCAAGGGTATCATTTCGGAAGGCCAATGCCTGCATCAGAGCTTCATTCGTACTTGCTTGACAGGAAAAATCTATAA
- a CDS encoding zinc ribbon domain-containing protein YjdM — MSQWPNCPKCNSAYTYEDGSLYVCPECAHEWTTEVEQSDQTEKIFKDANGNILTDGDSVSVIKDLKVKGSSSVLKMGTKVKNIRLVEGDHDIDCKIDGFGPMKLKTQFVKKI, encoded by the coding sequence ATGTCACAATGGCCAAATTGTCCTAAATGCAACTCAGCATACACGTACGAAGACGGAAGCCTGTATGTTTGCCCAGAGTGTGCCCACGAATGGACCACAGAAGTGGAGCAATCGGACCAAACTGAAAAAATATTCAAAGACGCCAACGGAAATATTCTGACCGACGGCGACTCCGTCTCAGTCATCAAAGATTTGAAAGTAAAAGGAAGCTCATCGGTACTCAAAATGGGAACCAAAGTCAAAAACATCCGACTCGTCGAAGGCGACCACGACATCGACTGCAAAATCGACGGCTTCGGCCCCATGAAACTCAAAACCCAATTCGTTAAAAAGATATAG
- a CDS encoding DUF402 domain-containing protein, which translates to MKDVSMEPTIHVGDRIIERKVQYDGKVVEHDCRVLKADHGGLVLFHEIAVPFTMMANGESLTIPQGSYTIAHYWFDRPYNLYIWRDHKGGYLGSYFNIVRNTTLHAGVISFEDLIVDVLVTSDGEVAVLDLNELPEPLQQFEKGDVYRALQELVESLDILLLQLRNEADADFEHEKLVQWLA; encoded by the coding sequence ATGAAAGATGTTTCAATGGAGCCAACTATACACGTTGGCGATCGAATCATTGAAAGGAAAGTCCAATATGACGGGAAAGTGGTAGAACATGATTGTCGTGTGTTGAAGGCAGATCATGGTGGCCTGGTCCTTTTTCATGAAATCGCTGTTCCATTTACGATGATGGCGAATGGGGAAAGCCTGACCATACCACAGGGAAGTTACACCATTGCACATTATTGGTTTGACCGACCGTATAATCTGTATATTTGGAGAGATCACAAAGGGGGATATTTAGGGTCCTACTTTAATATTGTAAGAAATACAACGTTGCATGCTGGAGTGATATCGTTTGAGGATTTGATTGTGGATGTGTTGGTAACCAGTGACGGAGAAGTTGCAGTGCTCGATCTGAATGAGTTGCCGGAACCGTTGCAACAATTTGAAAAAGGCGATGTTTACCGAGCTTTGCAGGAGTTGGTAGAATCACTTGACATACTGCTTCTTCAATTACGTAATGAGGCAGACGCGGATTTTGAACATGAAAAGCTGGTTCAGTGGTTGGCATAA
- a CDS encoding DMT family transporter — protein MSILILLASVIGGITLSAQSSINGAFSKKAGTYESTFLTFGTGALMLSIIVLFFGHGDILAILDAPTWQLSAVWFGVGYLFLTILAVPKIGVIAANVSTVIGQLSMGMLIDHFGWFGGLHVPFDFKRIAAIILMMIALRFIYIGNKKSRDEYSDQSLAS, from the coding sequence ATGAGTATCTTGATTTTACTTGCATCCGTCATCGGGGGTATCACCTTGAGTGCACAGTCCTCCATCAACGGTGCATTCAGCAAAAAAGCCGGGACCTATGAAAGCACCTTTTTGACTTTCGGCACCGGGGCCCTGATGTTATCAATCATTGTCTTATTCTTTGGTCACGGAGATATCCTCGCGATACTGGATGCCCCAACCTGGCAGCTAAGTGCCGTCTGGTTCGGAGTGGGGTATTTGTTCCTGACAATTCTCGCCGTTCCAAAGATCGGGGTCATCGCCGCCAACGTCTCAACCGTGATCGGACAGCTGTCCATGGGGATGCTGATTGACCACTTTGGCTGGTTTGGAGGCCTTCACGTTCCCTTCGACTTCAAACGAATCGCAGCCATCATCCTTATGATGATCGCCCTTCGCTTCATCTATATTGGGAATAAAAAAAGCCGGGATGAATATTCCGACCAGTCTTTAGCATCTTAA
- a CDS encoding DMT family transporter yields the protein MKVWVYIVALLAGASLSIEGAIYGELGKSIGKLESSFYNFFVGTIILSIVLLFLGRGSLSYTFKAPKWQLSGGFLGIIYLTILIISVPIVGVGLSMISVIVGQMVMSMVIEHKGWLGSRQVKMNKEKITAAVLMAISLVLIY from the coding sequence ATGAAAGTTTGGGTTTACATTGTAGCATTATTGGCAGGTGCGTCCTTGAGCATTGAAGGGGCGATATACGGGGAACTGGGCAAATCGATTGGAAAATTGGAGAGCAGTTTCTACAACTTTTTTGTCGGGACAATCATTCTTTCCATCGTGTTGCTTTTTCTTGGAAGAGGTTCATTATCATATACATTCAAGGCCCCTAAATGGCAGCTGTCGGGTGGGTTCCTTGGAATCATCTACCTTACCATCCTCATCATCAGCGTACCGATCGTAGGTGTCGGGTTGTCGATGATCAGCGTCATTGTCGGTCAGATGGTGATGAGCATGGTGATCGAGCATAAAGGATGGCTCGGAAGCCGCCAAGTCAAAATGAACAAAGAAAAAATCACGGCCGCAGTGTTGATGGCCATTTCATTGGTCCTAATCTATTAA